In the genome of Novipirellula artificiosorum, one region contains:
- a CDS encoding DUF1549 and DUF1553 domain-containing protein: MCAILERYLLIFGFALSFSAIALAKAPESTSPPKNAPHQPDIAVYPTEIKLGSSRDFQSFVAVLRRDDGITEDASERVDWSIADPSKVKRDGFSLFPLADGKTELVANYAGSEVRIPITVSGATVRPEISFTKDVMPVLTRSGCNTGSCHGAARGKDGFRLSLFGFDPAGDYFRVTREVGVRRINLAVPEESLFLKKAIGAVPHTGGKLFDTDSDYYATILEWLQKGAKEDPADAMPPAVESVSILPPQAVIEGEGSQQRFVAVARYADGTTRDVTRLAAFSSNNSGTAQIDDVGVVTAGRRGEAFVMARFDTHTVGSQVLALPTDLQYTPPPIEGDYIDRLVGKKLQQLRMLASGRCSDEEFLRRVTVDITGLLPSEQEYAQFVADPAPNKRAEWVDRLLERKEFSEIWAMKFAQLLMIKSSNQVSYKSAFLYANWLTDKFARNVPIDQMVRELLTSTGGTFTSPATNFYEIERDTLKTAENVAQVFMGIRTQCAQCHNHPFDRWTQNDYYGFASFFSQIGRKQAEDYRERIVYNRFGGEVNHPLSGKPIPPKFLGGEAPETRGKDRREVLADWLTNPENPFFAKSIANRIWAHFMGVGLVDQVDDIRISNPPSNPELFDTLGEKLVEYQFDLRSLVRDICNSDAYQRSSIPNDTNAHDSRNYAYAVVRRIAAESMLDCICQVTEAPDKFRGLPIGASAVQIADGATSNYFLDTFGRSPRATVCECEASTSPSLSQALHLLNGNSVSNKIQQGKVVQRWMKEEGLSNDQVIERIFVRCLTRQPTSEEREQLLAELPAEGDPATALMDVFWAVLNSREFAFNH; this comes from the coding sequence ATGTGCGCCATCCTTGAGCGTTATCTTTTGATCTTCGGGTTCGCATTGTCGTTTTCGGCGATCGCGTTGGCCAAGGCACCGGAATCGACTTCGCCGCCGAAGAACGCCCCGCATCAGCCCGACATCGCGGTTTATCCAACCGAGATCAAACTGGGGTCGTCCCGAGACTTTCAATCGTTTGTCGCCGTGCTGCGACGTGACGATGGGATCACTGAGGACGCCAGCGAGCGAGTGGATTGGTCGATTGCCGATCCGTCGAAAGTCAAACGCGATGGCTTCTCGTTGTTTCCGCTTGCGGATGGAAAAACAGAATTGGTGGCTAACTATGCGGGAAGTGAAGTCAGGATCCCGATCACGGTTTCGGGGGCGACGGTACGGCCCGAAATCAGTTTTACCAAGGACGTGATGCCGGTGTTGACCCGATCCGGTTGCAATACCGGATCGTGTCACGGCGCGGCTCGTGGGAAAGACGGATTCCGGCTCAGCTTGTTTGGTTTCGACCCCGCAGGCGATTACTTTCGCGTCACTCGTGAAGTGGGCGTGCGGCGGATCAACTTAGCGGTTCCCGAAGAGAGTTTGTTCCTGAAGAAGGCAATCGGAGCGGTTCCGCATACAGGGGGCAAGTTGTTTGATACCGATTCGGACTATTACGCAACGATTTTGGAGTGGTTGCAAAAGGGTGCCAAGGAGGATCCGGCGGACGCGATGCCGCCTGCGGTCGAGTCGGTTTCGATCTTGCCTCCGCAAGCGGTGATCGAGGGCGAGGGGTCTCAGCAGCGATTTGTTGCGGTGGCCCGTTACGCCGATGGAACGACGCGAGATGTCACTCGGCTTGCCGCCTTCAGTTCGAACAATTCGGGGACGGCACAAATCGATGATGTCGGAGTGGTCACCGCCGGCCGTCGTGGTGAAGCGTTCGTGATGGCTCGGTTTGACACCCACACCGTTGGCAGCCAAGTGCTTGCGCTGCCGACTGATTTGCAGTACACCCCGCCACCGATTGAAGGCGATTACATCGATCGGCTAGTGGGCAAGAAGTTGCAGCAGTTGCGGATGCTGGCGAGTGGCCGGTGCAGCGACGAGGAGTTTCTCCGGCGTGTCACCGTTGACATCACCGGGCTACTACCGAGCGAGCAAGAGTACGCACAATTTGTTGCCGATCCCGCACCGAACAAGCGAGCGGAATGGGTCGATCGACTGCTTGAGCGAAAGGAGTTCAGCGAAATTTGGGCGATGAAATTCGCTCAGCTCTTGATGATCAAGAGCAGCAATCAAGTCAGTTACAAATCGGCGTTCTTGTATGCGAATTGGTTGACCGACAAGTTTGCCCGTAACGTTCCGATCGATCAAATGGTTCGCGAGTTGCTGACCAGCACCGGTGGCACCTTTACGTCGCCAGCAACGAATTTTTACGAAATCGAACGTGATACGCTGAAGACCGCCGAGAATGTGGCTCAAGTTTTTATGGGCATTCGGACCCAATGTGCGCAGTGTCACAACCATCCGTTCGACCGCTGGACGCAGAACGACTATTACGGGTTCGCGTCCTTCTTTTCCCAAATCGGCCGCAAGCAAGCGGAGGATTATCGCGAACGGATTGTGTACAACCGGTTTGGCGGCGAGGTCAATCATCCTCTTTCGGGCAAACCGATTCCGCCGAAATTTCTGGGCGGCGAAGCCCCCGAAACCAGAGGCAAGGATCGCCGTGAGGTGTTAGCCGATTGGTTGACGAATCCCGAAAACCCATTTTTTGCCAAGTCGATCGCCAACCGCATTTGGGCTCACTTTATGGGGGTTGGGTTGGTTGACCAAGTCGATGATATTCGAATCAGCAATCCGCCGAGCAACCCCGAGTTGTTCGATACGCTTGGGGAAAAATTGGTCGAGTACCAGTTCGATCTCCGTTCGCTGGTCCGCGATATTTGCAACAGTGACGCCTATCAACGAAGCAGCATTCCCAACGACACGAACGCTCACGATTCTCGCAACTATGCATACGCGGTTGTTCGCCGGATAGCAGCAGAAAGTATGCTTGATTGCATTTGCCAGGTGACCGAAGCGCCCGACAAGTTCCGCGGACTACCGATCGGTGCCAGCGCAGTTCAAATTGCCGATGGCGCGACGTCGAATTATTTTCTTGATACGTTTGGTCGGTCTCCAAGAGCGACCGTGTGTGAATGTGAGGCATCAACCTCCCCATCGTTGTCACAGGCGCTACACCTGCTCAACGGCAATTCGGTAAGCAATAAGATTCAACAAGGCAAGGTGGTCCAGCGTTGGATGAAAGAAGAGGGGCTGTCCAACGATCAAGTGATTGAGCGGATTTTTGTCCGTTGTTTGACGCGTCAGCCCACCAGCGAAGAACGCGAACAATTGCTTGCAGAGCTGCCTGCCGAAGGAGATCCTGCGACCGCATTGATGGATGTATTTTGGGCGGTGCTCAATAGCCGCGAATTTGCATTCAATCATTAG
- a CDS encoding c-type cytochrome domain-containing protein, with translation MATMNRYFPAFAILALGSQFLSADDKITFEDHVKPVFRQHCLSCHNQGEKKGGLALDSYLAVIEGGGSGEVVYDDGDASGSRMWQLINHDDTPVMPPNQDKIPAEQLAVIRSWIEGGILEDSGSKAKAKKKNSLEFVASSGGKPDGPAAMPETVPQQVPVVTDRASAITAIAASPWAPLVAVAGQKQIVLYQIDTGELLGVLPFDEGVAQSLRFSRDGSFLIAGGGTHALQGVTAIYDVKSGQRVATIGDELDVVFDADVNNNMTRVALGGPQKMLRIYDATDGELVFDLKKHTDWIYAIAYSPDGVLVASGDRSAGLCLWEAETGRLYMDLPEHKAAINAVAWRDDSNVMASASDDGTVKIWDVNTGKAIKSFGAHGGGVTDVAFDHEGRIVTAGKDKRVKLWDQNGNHVRDFVPVSEHVLEAVVSYDGKRVVYGDWSGRVLSALTESPDTTQPLAANPPPAAERAKQVEQQLTLIRKRVAEAQVAWDAATVAVTQAQKPIDVLRSQIAAREAEAAAATATVEAAKKRIEVIEPRLATLTSQTRDSHDLVIAARLKMKDDPTQSELVATAEQTLAEELAELAKLRRERTTVTEQITAQTRLAAMKTTEAATAAESLPAMQQRLEKALQAARQTQAAVEAVTREAGRAEQKLATLTAAN, from the coding sequence ATGGCTACCATGAATCGTTACTTTCCTGCATTCGCGATCCTTGCATTGGGTTCGCAGTTCCTAAGCGCCGACGACAAAATTACTTTCGAAGACCATGTCAAACCGGTCTTTCGCCAGCATTGTTTGAGCTGCCATAACCAAGGGGAAAAGAAGGGGGGGCTGGCGCTTGATTCCTACTTGGCGGTGATCGAAGGCGGGGGGAGTGGCGAGGTCGTCTACGATGACGGCGATGCGTCGGGCAGCCGAATGTGGCAATTGATTAATCACGATGACACCCCCGTGATGCCGCCAAATCAGGACAAAATCCCCGCCGAGCAGCTGGCGGTGATCCGCAGTTGGATCGAAGGAGGCATCCTTGAAGATTCCGGTTCCAAGGCGAAAGCGAAGAAGAAAAACTCACTGGAATTTGTTGCCTCCTCGGGCGGCAAACCCGATGGTCCCGCTGCGATGCCGGAAACCGTCCCGCAACAAGTGCCGGTGGTGACCGATCGCGCGTCGGCCATCACGGCGATTGCGGCCAGCCCTTGGGCGCCGTTGGTGGCGGTTGCTGGCCAGAAGCAAATCGTACTGTATCAGATCGATACCGGTGAACTGCTCGGAGTCTTGCCTTTTGACGAAGGGGTCGCTCAATCCTTGCGGTTCAGCCGCGACGGCAGCTTCCTGATCGCCGGGGGCGGTACCCATGCGTTGCAAGGGGTCACTGCGATCTATGACGTGAAGTCGGGTCAACGTGTCGCGACGATCGGGGATGAGCTTGACGTCGTGTTCGACGCCGATGTGAACAACAACATGACGCGTGTTGCGTTGGGAGGTCCGCAGAAGATGCTGCGAATCTATGACGCAACCGACGGTGAGTTGGTTTTTGATCTAAAAAAGCACACCGATTGGATCTATGCGATCGCCTACAGCCCCGATGGTGTCTTGGTCGCGTCGGGTGATCGGTCCGCTGGTTTGTGTTTGTGGGAAGCCGAGACCGGGCGTCTCTATATGGATTTGCCAGAACACAAAGCTGCGATCAATGCCGTCGCATGGCGTGATGATTCGAATGTGATGGCAAGTGCCAGCGATGATGGCACGGTCAAAATTTGGGACGTCAACACGGGCAAGGCGATCAAGTCGTTCGGAGCTCATGGTGGTGGGGTGACCGATGTGGCGTTCGATCACGAGGGCCGCATCGTGACAGCGGGAAAAGACAAACGCGTGAAGCTGTGGGACCAAAACGGTAATCACGTCCGCGACTTCGTCCCGGTGTCCGAGCATGTCTTGGAAGCGGTGGTTTCCTATGATGGAAAACGCGTTGTATATGGTGATTGGTCAGGTCGAGTGCTCAGTGCATTGACCGAGTCCCCCGATACGACTCAGCCCCTCGCTGCAAATCCACCACCCGCGGCGGAGCGAGCAAAGCAGGTCGAGCAGCAGTTGACGTTGATCCGGAAGCGAGTGGCCGAGGCCCAAGTCGCCTGGGATGCCGCCACCGTTGCTGTCACGCAGGCACAGAAGCCGATCGACGTACTTCGCTCGCAGATTGCAGCAAGGGAAGCGGAAGCTGCTGCAGCGACCGCGACGGTCGAAGCCGCGAAGAAACGGATCGAGGTGATCGAGCCGCGATTGGCCACCCTAACCAGCCAAACACGAGACAGCCATGATCTGGTCATCGCCGCTCGGTTGAAAATGAAGGACGACCCGACGCAAAGTGAACTCGTTGCCACAGCCGAGCAAACGCTGGCGGAGGAATTGGCAGAGCTGGCCAAACTGCGTCGCGAGCGAACAACCGTGACCGAACAGATTACGGCCCAGACGCGACTCGCCGCCATGAAAACCACCGAAGCCGCAACGGCTGCGGAGTCATTGCCTGCGATGCAGCAAAGGCTCGAAAAGGCGCTGCAAGCGGCTCGGCAGACCCAGGCTGCGGTCGAGGCGGTCACACGCGAAGCGGGCCGCGCTGAGCAGAAGCTTGCGACGCTGACGGCGGCCAACTAG
- a CDS encoding sulfatase family protein, with protein sequence MFRFVVVLSVLFLQDGLTASLGEDSNQRPNIIVIMADDLGYGDVGCYGGTAVPTPSIDRLAAEGMRFTSGYCSASTCTPTRYSFLTGTYAFRVPGTGVAPPNAAALIPAGTTTIASQLNEAGYATAVIGKWHLGLGEKGKGPDWNGTIKPGPLELGFDHCLLLPTTNDRVPQVYVADHHVENLDPEDPLWVGNKKPFPEYQSGVELRDSLRFDSMHGHRDTVYNGIGRIGFYTGGTAARFLDEDLADRWVEHSKAWLTQHKNEPFFLFFSSHDIHAPRVTHPRFENAGTTGPRGDMIAELDWCVGQLIDHVEELGLTKQTLFVFCSDNGPVLCDDYLDGSVEHLGSHDPNGPYRGGKYNVFEAGTRTPLITRMPDVIPVGVSDEMVCTIDLAASFSNLVGQPIPKDACLDSLDQIDVLLGHSGAVGREFLVEQDNGGSGNFGLRVGHWKLVRCKTSRMLNTGLRMSWNASPPLALYDLSNDPGETSNVIDTHPEIGQQLDQRLQQIIDEGRTRSTPSL encoded by the coding sequence ATGTTTCGATTTGTTGTCGTCCTATCGGTCCTGTTTTTGCAAGATGGTTTGACGGCCTCACTGGGGGAGGATTCAAACCAGCGGCCAAACATCATCGTGATCATGGCAGATGACCTTGGTTATGGTGATGTCGGCTGCTACGGTGGGACCGCAGTACCGACCCCAAGTATCGATCGCTTAGCCGCCGAGGGAATGAGGTTCACCAGCGGCTATTGCAGCGCTTCAACTTGCACGCCCACGCGGTACTCCTTCTTGACCGGCACCTACGCATTCCGCGTCCCAGGGACGGGTGTGGCGCCGCCGAATGCCGCCGCTTTGATTCCAGCGGGGACCACGACCATTGCGTCACAGTTGAACGAGGCGGGTTATGCCACCGCAGTGATTGGCAAATGGCATTTGGGGCTTGGTGAAAAGGGGAAAGGCCCCGATTGGAACGGTACGATTAAGCCAGGGCCCCTGGAATTGGGTTTCGATCATTGTTTGTTGCTACCCACGACAAACGACCGAGTCCCGCAAGTCTACGTTGCGGATCATCATGTTGAAAACTTGGATCCTGAGGATCCGCTCTGGGTCGGTAACAAGAAACCTTTCCCCGAATATCAATCGGGCGTCGAACTTCGCGACAGTCTTCGGTTTGACTCGATGCACGGTCACCGCGATACCGTCTACAACGGAATCGGTCGAATTGGTTTCTACACGGGGGGGACCGCGGCGAGGTTTTTGGACGAAGATTTGGCCGACCGTTGGGTTGAACACTCCAAGGCATGGCTGACGCAGCACAAGAACGAGCCGTTTTTCTTGTTCTTTTCATCGCATGATATTCATGCCCCGCGAGTGACCCATCCAAGGTTTGAAAACGCGGGCACAACAGGACCACGCGGCGACATGATCGCAGAACTCGATTGGTGTGTAGGTCAATTGATTGATCATGTCGAAGAGCTGGGGCTTACCAAGCAAACGCTGTTCGTCTTCTGTAGTGACAATGGTCCCGTTCTCTGTGATGACTACCTTGACGGTTCCGTGGAACATCTTGGTTCCCATGACCCGAATGGTCCGTATCGTGGTGGTAAATACAACGTGTTCGAAGCCGGTACACGTACGCCACTGATCACTCGGATGCCGGATGTCATTCCCGTAGGCGTCAGCGATGAGATGGTTTGCACGATCGATCTGGCTGCTAGTTTTTCGAATCTCGTAGGGCAACCGATCCCCAAGGATGCGTGTCTTGATAGTCTTGATCAGATCGACGTGCTGTTGGGACACAGCGGAGCGGTTGGACGTGAGTTTCTCGTCGAGCAAGACAACGGCGGTAGCGGAAACTTTGGTCTTCGCGTGGGGCATTGGAAGTTGGTTCGCTGCAAGACAAGCCGGATGCTCAACACCGGTTTGCGGATGAGCTGGAATGCGTCGCCCCCACTTGCTTTGTATGACCTAAGCAATGACCCAGGCGAGACGAGCAATGTGATCGACACGCATCCGGAAATCGGCCAGCAACTTGATCAACGTTTACAACAAATCATTGACGAGGGTCGGACCCGGTCAACTCCATCGCTTTAG
- a CDS encoding serine/threonine protein kinase yields the protein MNPPATCQTCGVALSEGMDSICPQCLVRNAQKQSSADADLAATQEHLGSSRARFDVPSAEQLDALLPGIQVAELIGHGGMGAVYRGRQINLDRDVAIKILPREIQSSGQLGERFQREAQTLAKLHHPNIVSVFDFGNIEGLYYFVMEYVDGVTLRETIQSGSVTPDAALKMIPVICDALQFAHSLGVVHRDIKPENILIDHRGQIKIADFGLAKLVHRDEDAAEQLELTGTQQVMGTAKYMAPEQMTTSKTVDHRADIYSLGVVFYELLTGETPIGWFQPPSKKVAVDVRLDEVVLRTLESEPERRYQQVSEVKTAIENLSSSTPFGATLDNASKSKNGGFGSVQLHKLLDVTESHYRWLHSLSTIFGLGVLPVLGFVLYRTISPIVGWAVLVAAIATVVYSIRIKRHQVFDAEYKGHTIRLDNSGTFAEKLYLDDGLVRTGGFGSKMEFRFPIKAGEGTGDEIIVWLDAGFSTIRCRIEVESKPA from the coding sequence ATGAACCCTCCTGCTACTTGCCAGACCTGCGGCGTTGCGCTGAGCGAAGGAATGGATTCTATTTGCCCTCAATGCCTTGTTCGTAATGCTCAAAAACAATCGTCAGCCGACGCGGACTTGGCAGCGACACAAGAACATCTGGGCTCATCGAGGGCACGTTTTGACGTGCCCAGTGCTGAACAACTTGACGCTCTGTTACCTGGCATTCAGGTCGCGGAGTTGATCGGTCATGGAGGCATGGGAGCCGTCTATCGCGGTCGGCAAATCAATTTGGATCGAGACGTAGCGATCAAGATTCTTCCGCGTGAAATCCAATCGTCCGGCCAATTGGGTGAACGTTTTCAGCGAGAAGCGCAGACATTGGCAAAGCTGCATCATCCCAACATTGTTTCGGTATTCGACTTCGGGAATATTGAGGGGCTGTACTACTTTGTGATGGAATACGTGGATGGTGTGACGCTGCGTGAAACCATTCAGTCGGGAAGCGTCACACCCGATGCAGCGTTGAAGATGATTCCTGTGATTTGCGACGCATTGCAATTCGCGCACAGCCTTGGTGTGGTCCACCGTGATATCAAGCCAGAGAACATCCTGATCGACCACCGTGGTCAGATCAAAATTGCTGATTTTGGATTGGCCAAATTGGTCCATCGCGATGAAGACGCAGCGGAACAGCTCGAGCTAACTGGCACCCAACAGGTGATGGGAACAGCCAAATACATGGCTCCCGAACAGATGACGACCAGCAAGACGGTGGATCATCGCGCTGATATCTACTCGCTTGGAGTTGTGTTTTATGAGTTGTTGACCGGTGAAACACCGATTGGTTGGTTCCAGCCGCCGTCAAAAAAGGTGGCCGTCGATGTTCGGTTGGACGAAGTCGTGTTACGAACGCTCGAGTCAGAGCCCGAACGACGCTACCAGCAAGTCAGTGAAGTCAAAACGGCAATCGAGAACTTGTCATCTTCGACGCCATTCGGTGCCACGCTCGATAACGCCTCCAAATCTAAAAATGGCGGTTTCGGCAGTGTCCAGCTACACAAGTTGCTGGACGTGACCGAGTCACACTACCGATGGCTACATAGTCTCAGCACGATCTTCGGGCTTGGCGTGCTTCCGGTGTTGGGCTTCGTTCTCTATCGAACGATTTCGCCAATTGTCGGATGGGCAGTCCTTGTCGCTGCGATCGCCACCGTCGTCTATTCCATTCGAATCAAACGTCACCAAGTCTTCGACGCCGAATACAAAGGGCACACGATTCGACTGGACAACAGTGGTACATTTGCTGAGAAACTCTATCTCGATGACGGCCTCGTCCGCACCGGCGGCTTTGGCTCGAAAATGGAGTTTCGATTCCCAATCAAAGCAGGCGAAGGAACCGGAGACGAAATCATTGTCTGGCTCGACGCCGGCTTCTCCACGATACGCTGCCGCATTGAGGTGGAGTCCAAGCCGGCCTGA
- a CDS encoding HU family DNA-binding protein, producing the protein MAKAAPLKAPTKTQILANISEATELTKKDVAAVFDALTVEIEKALVKGGPGQFAIPGLCKIILKDVPAKPKRKGRNPADGSEIWLKPKPASKKLSIRPLKGLKEMV; encoded by the coding sequence ATGGCAAAAGCCGCACCGCTAAAGGCCCCGACCAAGACCCAAATCCTGGCGAACATTTCGGAAGCCACTGAATTGACGAAGAAGGACGTCGCCGCCGTCTTCGATGCATTGACCGTTGAAATTGAAAAGGCTCTCGTCAAGGGAGGCCCTGGCCAATTCGCAATTCCTGGTCTCTGCAAGATCATCCTCAAGGACGTTCCGGCAAAGCCGAAGCGTAAGGGCCGTAACCCCGCCGACGGAAGCGAAATTTGGCTCAAGCCAAAGCCAGCCAGCAAGAAGCTTTCGATTCGCCCGCTCAAGGGCTTGAAGGAAATGGTCTAA